GTTTAGATCTTCATAACTCATGCCCTTTGCTATATTATTTATAAACCAATCGATAACAATCCCTGCATTGTTTACTGCAGCACCTGTTGCCCAAAGATGTGGGAGTAAAGCATATGTTTGAAGTCTATAGGATCCACTTTTATCAAGTAGAGGTTCACTGTAGGCACATCTAAACATTGCTGTAGTTCCTAGGTTACAAACTGCATTATCTTCAAAGCCACCCATTCCCAGGATCATAGCTCCACCATCATATACCCCCAACATCACTGGAATTTGTTTTTTCAGTCCCATTTTATTGGCTACTTCTCTCTTTATAACATCTGCTATTGCATTCCCTGGTAATAATCTTGGGAGTTGTTCTCTTTTAATGCCTGCTTGTTCGACTAATTCCTCATCCCAATCTTGAGTTCTTATATCTAAGAGTTGTGTAGTAGACGCTACACTTGGTTCTGATATACATTGTCCTGTTAATTGGTATATGAAAAAACTTTTAATGTCTATTATCTTGTTTATGTTTTTAAAGATATCCGGTTTTTCCTTTTTGAGCCATAAAATCCGTTGTAATGTATAATTAAATGCAGGTGGACAACCTGTTTTTTGATAGATTTTTTCTGTGGAGAATTTCTTTTCAAAGTCAATCATTATCGATTGAGATCTAGTATCTAATAACGTAATCATACCAGTTAATGGTTGGTAGTTTTTATCTATAGGTAAGAAGCCAAATTGATATCCAGATAATACCAATAGAACGATTTCATCCTTAAAATTAGCAACTGTTTTTTGAGATAGTTCGAGAAAATCACTCCACAATTCTTTTGGATTATGTTCTGCTGCTCCTTCTTCGTTTCGATACATATTAATCTTTTTTGTTTCTTGAGAGACAACCTTTCCCTGTTCGTTTACAATTGCGAGTTTCATGTTTGTTGTACCAACATCAAGAACTAACACGTGTTTCATTGAAGAAACGCTCCTTTCGAGGTTTTTAGTCATTATTTTTATCTTGAAAATTTACGAGGATTTTTTCAATGACTTCGGGATTAACTATTTGATCAGGAATTTCACCATTTACTAATTTTTCAATGTCTTCGACCATTTTTTCGTCCATCTTTCTTAAGGAGTATGTACCGTATCCTCCAATATGAGGCACAATGTAGACGTTTGGAAATTTTAGCAGAGGATTATCAGGTTCTATTGGTTCTGTTTCTACTACATCAAGTCCTGCAGATAGGATTTTTCCAGTTTCTAATGCTTCAATAAAGTCCGAAAGATTTATTAATTCTCCTCTTGCAGTGTTAACGATTACTACTCCATCTTTCATTTTATTAAAAGCCTTTTTGTTGATAAAGTGGTAGTTTCCTTCGTTGAGAGAGGCATTGAGACTGATTACATCGGAAGTTTTTAGTAATTCATCGAATTCAACAGGTTTTACTCCGGTTTTTTCTATAACCTTGTCTGCTATGTATGGATCATATGCAATTACTTCTGATTTAAAACCTTCTTTTACAATTTCTGCAACCCGACTTCCAATATTTCCATAACCAATAATGCCTACAGTAATTTTTGAAAGTTCTTTTCCCATGAAATTTTTTCTTTCATGCCATTTATTTTCTAAGACCGCTTTATTTGCTGGTATTATATGTCGAAGACAAATTAGCATTAAACTCACCGCAAGTTCTGCTACCGAATCTCTTTCATGAATTCCCAATACTCTTGTTACCATTACGTTGTTTTCTGTTGCGGCTTTTATATCTACATTATTATATCCAATACCATGTCTTGCTATTAACTTCACATCTTTGTTGTACTTGAAAAACTCCGCTGTAAAATTAGGTGTCACACTAGCAATTATAAACTTAAAACCCTTTAATTTTTCTGCTAAATCTTTGCCGCTTATTTTTGGATCTACATTAATTCTTTCTACAACGCCTATATCCCTTAGTCGTTGCATTAAATCAGGAAAGTATTCACCAAAAGTGCTTGAATTCACTATTGCAATATTGTTCTTATCTTTAGTCAATATCTTATCCCCCTTAGTTAGATATTATGTATATCCTGCCATTCCGTGTGAAAAATACCCTCTTTATCTCTTCTTTCATATGTATGTGCTCCAAAATAATCTCTTTGAGCTTGAATTAGATTTGCAGGAAGTTCTTTTGAACTTAACCCATCAAAATAATCAAGGGCTGAACTGAATGCTGGTATGGGAATCTTAGTTTTTTTAATATTAGAAACAACTTCTCTAAGTTTTGGGACTCTGTTTCTAAACTCAGTAATAAACTCATCTGAAATTATTAAGTTTATCAAAGCCAAATCTTTCTTGTAAGCTTTTTGAATAGGTTTTAGAAAAGCAGACCTAATTATACATCCATCTTCCCAGATTCTGGCAACTTCTGATAAATCAAGATTATAACCATATTCATCTGAAGCCACTTGAAGTAATTTCATACCTTCAGCATATGCTATTATAGTTGATATATATAGAGCATCTTTTAAAGCATCAACAAATTCTTTATTTAGCTCAATTTCTATAGGAGCTTCATATACTTCTGAAATTTTTACTCTTTCATCTTTTATAGAAGAAAGTGTCCTAGCATTAACAGCTGCATTTATTGTTGGAATAGAGATATTTAAGTCTAAAGCGTCTTGAACGCTCCATTTACCAGTTCCTTTTTGTTTTGCACTATCCAAAATAACATCAATAATTGGTTTTCCGGTTTCTTCATCTTTCCATTCCAAGATCTTATAAGTAATTTCCATTAAATATGATTTATGCTCTTCGTTCCATTCTTTGAATATTCTACTCATCTCTTGTGGAGTTAATTTAAATACTTTTCTCATAATATCATAGGCTTCTGAAATTAGTTCCATAATAGCGTATTCTATACCGTTATGAACCATTTTCACATAGTGACCACTCGATTTAGGTCCAAGGTAAGTAACACATGGACCATCTTCTGTTTTTGCCGCAATAGCTTCGAGAATATCTTTTACTTCATCATAAGCAGATTTGTCTCCTCCAGGCATAATCGAAGGGCCATGTAGCGCTCCGTATTCTCCCCCACTTATTCCAGTACCTAAAAATCTTATACCCTTTTTAGAAAGTTCTTCAAATCTTCTATCTGTATCTTTATAGTAAGAATTTCCTCCATCTATTATTATGTCCCCTTTTTCTAAATAAGGTAACAACTCGTTAATAACATCGTCAACGGGTTTTCCAGCTTTAACCATTAATATTATTTTTCGAGGTTTTTTTAAAGAATTTACCAAATCTTGTATTGAATAACTACCTTCTATATTTTTATTTTTTCCTCTTTCTTCAACGAACTTTTGAGTTTTTTCATTAGATCTGTTATAAACGGAAACTTTAAAACCTTTAGACTCAATATTCAATGCCAAATTTTGCCCCATAACCGCCATTCCGATAACAGCAACATCGTTTTTCCCATAGTTCATACTATCATCTCCTTTCTTTATCTTTTAAAGACTAACTTTAAAAATTTGAAATTTGTATTATATATATTTTAGCGTTAAATTTTTTATAACCGCACTGAGCCCACTTTAAATTCAAAATAACATTTTATAGGTTAATTTTACCGTTACATAATAGAGTTTAACTGTTTTAAGAACTGGACGAATTCTTTTATTTTTAAGACAATTAGTTACTATACGCCACTATAAGCTGAAAAACCACCATCTATAGGGACAACAACTCCGTTTACAAATTCAGAACTATCACTTATCAACCATATTATTGTTGAAATTAAATCTTCGGGATTCCCGAATCTTCCCATAGGTGTATGATCCAATATCTTGTGCCCCCTCTCAGTGAGGCTGCCATCCTGATTAGTAAGCAAGAATTTATTTTGATTTGTCAATAAAAATCCAGGAGCAATCGCATTTACTCTAATTTTTTTTGAATAATTGTGGTTCATATGAACAGCAAGCCATTGAGTAAAATTACTTACAGCAGCTTTAGCCGCCGAATAAGCAGGAATATTTGTTAAAGGTCTAAAAGCATTCATAGAAGAGATATTAATAATAATTCCTTCTTTTCTTTTGGCAAAATATTCACCAAAAACCTGTGAAGCTAAAAAAGTTCCCAAAAAATTTAAGTTAAATACCCATTGAATAGAATCTTGCGGTAAATTGAAAAAAGATTTTTCTGCACTTGTGGTAGCTTCAGGCTTATTTCCTCCTGCTCCATTTATAAGTACATCAATTTTACCAAATTTTGCGATAATTCCTTCTCTTGCTTTAACTAAATCCTCTTTTTGTAAAACATTAGTTTTTACAAGTATATGCTCAACTTTCTTTTGTGTTAGTTCTTCACCTAATTCTTCTAAGGCTTTTTCAGAGAGATCTAAGACGGCTATTTTTGCTCCTAAAGTACCTAAGGATCTTGCCATCTCTGAACAAATAATACCTGCACCACCAGTTATGGCAATTACTTTGCCCTCTACGTTAAAAAATTCATCAATTTTACTCACTTTTATCATCTCCCTAAAATAATTTTTTACCCCCTTTAGAAATTCTAAAACTTAAGTTTTGCCAATATTTTAGTTTTAAATTTTTTTCAAAAATATCTTCCTACTTCTAATATTTACTAATTTCTAATTTCTTTTAGCTTTTTCGGTACTTGTACCGAAAGGGGAGAGGGGCTTCGCCCTGGACCCATTTTAAATACAAAAGATTATTTTTAAAAAGTTCTCCATTTTAAAGTCTTTATCTATTTTGGCAAATTGTTTATTTTTTGAGTTACTCGGCACTTGTACCGAAGGAATGGGGAGAGGGCTTCGCCCTGAACCCATTTTAAATACAAAAGATTATTTTTAAAAAGTTCTCCATTTTAAAGTCTTTATCTATTTTGGCAAATTATTTATTTTTTGAGTTACTCGGTACTTGTACCGAAAGGGGAGAGGGGCTTCGCCCTGAACCCATTTTTAGAATCAAAACCTTATTTTTAAAAAGTTCTCCATTTTAAAGTCTTTATCTATTTTGGCAAATTGTTTATTTTTTGAGTTACTCGGTACTTGTACCGAGAGGGGAGAGGGGCTTCGCCCTGAACCCATTTTAAATACAAAAGATTATTTTTAAAAAGCTCTCCATTTTAAAGTCTTTATCTATTTTGGCAAATTATTTATTTTTTGAGTTACTCGGCACTTGTACCGAGAGGGGAGAGGGCTTCGCCCTGAACCCATTTTAAATACAAAAGATTATTTTTAAAAAGTTCTCCATTTTAAAGTCTTTATCTATTTTGGCAAATTATTTATTTTTTGAGTTACTCGGTACTTGTACCGAGAGGGGAGAGGGGCTTCGCCCTGGACCCATTTTTAGAATCAAAACCTTATTTTTAAAAAGTTCTCCTTTTTAAAGTCTTTATCTATTTTGGCAAATTATTTATTTTTTGAGTTACTCGGTACTTGTACCGAGAGGGGAGAGGGGCTTCGCCCTGGACCCATTTTAAATTCAAAACCTTACTTTTAAAAACACTTCATTTCTAAAGTACCTATCTGAATTTTTTAACTTTTTCGGTACTTGTACCGAAGGAGGAGATGGGGGCTCCGCCCTGGACCCATTTTAAATTCAAAAACTCATTTTACTGGCTGATTTTTTAATTTTCAATTTTAGAAACACACTATGTTATATTTCTATTATACAATTAATTCGTTCTAAAATGAAATTAATAAAAATGCGGATAATCAACTTCATTTATCGTTAAATCGATTTAATCGCTTATAAACGCGAAATATTTATGAAAATTTAACAGATAAAAAGTCTATAGAAAAAATGTAGCAGCAAAAGATGACCATCCTTGATTCAAAGAACCTCGAAAATAAGCAGGGCTATAATATTCAACAGGATTTATCCAACCTTTATCCAATGAATATTTCCACCATCTCATGAGTGGATACTTATAATCCATATTTTCTCTTCTTTTAACTAAGGCATAAATTGACGATAAATAAGGCCAATCACTTCCATTATGGTAACGATACGGGAAAACACTCTTACTAAAAAGATGTTTTTTAGATTTAAAAAAAGGCCACACTGACATTACTCCCCAATCTCCAAATTTTTGATCGGGGTTATTTTTTGTTTCAAGCATTTTTTCCATTGCAAAAAGAGTCTTTTGTTTTTTTTCATTATCCGCAATATCGAATAATATAGATATCACAGTATCAATATTTAAATGATCTTCACAATAATCGCCAATAAAATCATTAAAATATCCTTTTTCTTCATTCCACATTTTTTTATTGAAATAATACTTCATCTTTTCATATTTATCAAATAACTCTTTTGAAATTTTATCTCGAGAGACCATTTTATAAATTAAAGCTGCTTTACGAAACGCTTCTATTTGAATTGCCAAATCATAAGTGACATAGCCATTTCTATAAACATTATCCGCCCAATCGTTTGAATCGAAAGGCTTGTTCATTAAAAAATCTTTATCATTTGACATTTTTAAGTACCTTTTCAGAATAAATCCTACCTTGTCTAAAATGGTCCCTTCTGAAAATTCTTCTTTTAATATTTCTATGTCTCCCGTCTTTTCGATATATTGGGAAAGAAGAATTACATAATAACCTCCTGAATCGTGATGATTAGACCACCAATCTTTTTCATATCTATAAGATGTTTTTACTTGTTTTGGTAAAAGTTCCTTTTTTTCTCTAATAAATTCAAGTTCTTCTTCTCCTAATATCATTACACCACTCGGACACGAACCATCTTTATGAACTCCTTCTGATAGTAACAATATCTCATTTCTAGCAAATTGAGGGTCAATTTTCATTATTGGTTGGATGGTCCAAAATCCGTCTCTAAAATAAGTCCTATTTGGAAAAGAGTAATTTACACCCGCTGCTAAACCTAATTTCCCATCGAAATCTTTTATTGATGAGAGAGCAGTATGTGTTGAAAATAAAAATAATATTTTTTCTAAATCTTCCAAATAATTATATTGAGGAGTTAGCTTTTTTAAATAATTAATATAATCGTTATTCTTTTCAGTTAAATCTTTTTCTCCACTTTTTCCTATAGATATTTCAATAATCCTTTCTTTGTCACTTTCTATATTAAAAACTATTCTTTCATCTTTTTTTATATTTTTAATTTTTCCTTTTGTTACTTCTATCACAAAATCGTCTTTCAATTTGATACCTTTGTTAAATGTTTGTGTTTCATATTTTATAGGGATCTCTACTTTATCAAAAAAAGGTAATTTGAATTCTTTTTTAAAAATGAGTCTAAAAGAGAACTCCAAATTTTTAATATTTTCAAATTTAATCAAAAAAGAATAACTTTGTGGCTCACTTATAATATTCATCTTTGAGATCCTATTTGATAATTCAATACCGTCTGGATAAAATCTAACTTTTTCTATTTTTAGAAAATCAAAATATATATTTGACATAACAGTTCCATATTTATTTGAAAATATAGAAAGCGGCATCCCTTTTTTTATTATCATTGTAAGATTTTTGTTGGTAATTATATATTCTTGAGGTATTTGAGAAAAATAAGTTATACTTCCATTCTGATCTATTGTATAATTCATCTGATCACCTCTATAAATATTCTTTAGTTAGAAGATATGGGTAAAAAGCTTCTACTGCCTTTTCTTTATCCTCCAAAATTTCAGAGGCAAAATATTTGTTTATCAAAGAAATAGATTCTAAGACACCTTTTTGAGATTTATAGATGTTTAATATTTCAATCTTCTTTTCTAAAAATAGTGTAATATCTATAAATAATCTTGATTCTGGCATATAAGTAATATCGGGTATAAACATAAGGACATTTTTGCATGTATATGGTTCACCATCCAAATCAGTTCTTTTAGTTCTTGCTAAAAACAAAGCGTTTTTTGTAATATTGCCTATAATCTTGTGATCAGGATGTTTATCCTCAAAATAATGAGTGAAAAGTATTTTTGGTTTATATTTTCTTATTAAATTGGCAATTGTTTTTGTTAAATCATGATAATCTGTTAAGTACCCATCTTTCAGTCCAATCATTTCAAAATAATCAAGTTCTAAAAATTTAGCCGCACTTTCTGCTTCAAGTTTTCTTATGGTTACATCGTTATTTTTACCTGCAGAACCATCGGTCATTATGACTCCTGCACAAATTTTACCAGTTTTTTTTAATCTTAAAATGGTGCCTCCGGCAAAAGCTTCGTAGTCATCTGGATGCGCCCCTAAAAAAAGTGCATCTACCATATTAAATCACCTCTTCTATTTTATAGACCCCATTGTAATGCCTTTAACGAAATATTTTTGAAACGATAAGAATACTATTAAAACAGGAATCATAGAAAGCGTTGTCATTGCTAACAAAGACCCCCATTGCACAGTATGCTCTCCGGAAAATAGTGCTAATCCTAACTGTATAGTCATATATTTAGGAGAACTCACTACCAATAAAGGCCATATATAATCATTCCAACGCCAGGTGAAGGAAAGGACAGCTAAAGCAGCTATCACAGGTTGACATAACGGAAGAATAATCCTCCAAAATATTTTTAGCTCACTTGCACCATCTATCTTTGCACTTTCTATAACTTCGTTAGGAATAGACGATTTTATATACTGAGTTGCTAAAAAGACTCCTGTAGGTGTAGCAGCAGGTGGAATTATTAAGCCCCAATATGTATTTATCCATCCTATACGAGCTAATACAAAGTATATAGAAATCATTATTACTTGGAGAGGAATCATTAGTGTTGATAAAAATAAAGTAAAGAAAAAATTTTTAGATTTAAATTTTATTTTTGCTAAGGCATATCCCGCCATTAAACTTATAATTATAGTTATTATAGTTGAACTTACAGTAACTATAACTGAATTTTTAAAATATGTAAGCATATCTGTAGTTTGTATAACTTTCACATAATTTTTTAACGTAAACTCTGAAATTAATTTTGGTGGATAAGCAAACAGATCTTTTTCTAAGCGAAAACTTGAAATTATAGTCCATATTATAGGTAAAACATAAAGTAAAGCAAAAATATACACAAGAATGTTTATTAAAATAACGATTTGTTTTTTCTTCACGTAATTATTCCTCCTCACGCATATATCT
This genomic interval from Petrotoga sp. 9PWA.NaAc.5.4 contains the following:
- a CDS encoding gluconokinase gives rise to the protein MKHVLVLDVGTTNMKLAIVNEQGKVVSQETKKINMYRNEEGAAEHNPKELWSDFLELSQKTVANFKDEIVLLVLSGYQFGFLPIDKNYQPLTGMITLLDTRSQSIMIDFEKKFSTEKIYQKTGCPPAFNYTLQRILWLKKEKPDIFKNINKIIDIKSFFIYQLTGQCISEPSVASTTQLLDIRTQDWDEELVEQAGIKREQLPRLLPGNAIADVIKREVANKMGLKKQIPVMLGVYDGGAMILGMGGFEDNAVCNLGTTAMFRCAYSEPLLDKSGSYRLQTYALLPHLWATGAAVNNAGIVIDWFINNIAKGMSYEDLNKEAMKVSVGSNGLICFPFLTGERDPRIGSLATGSFFGLKTTHSISHMARSIFEGIGYSLNLLKTALEENNVHLKYLTVGGSGSKSEVWPQILADIFNMPVTKSLTENATLIGEAMLAFTEIGLFKNLKEAGKIFIKKGDSYQPNPVNVKKYESFYEFFSEMITCYHDKYIKYSIISKD
- a CDS encoding D-isomer specific 2-hydroxyacid dehydrogenase family protein, with amino-acid sequence MQRLRDIGVVERINVDPKISGKDLAEKLKGFKFIIASVTPNFTAEFFKYNKDVKLIARHGIGYNNVDIKAATENNVMVTRVLGIHERDSVAELAVSLMLICLRHIIPANKAVLENKWHERKNFMGKELSKITVGIIGYGNIGSRVAEIVKEGFKSEVIAYDPYIADKVIEKTGVKPVEFDELLKTSDVISLNASLNEGNYHFINKKAFNKMKDGVVIVNTARGELINLSDFIEALETGKILSAGLDVVETEPIEPDNPLLKFPNVYIVPHIGGYGTYSLRKMDEKMVEDIEKLVNGEIPDQIVNPEVIEKILVNFQDKNND
- the gndA gene encoding NADP-dependent phosphogluconate dehydrogenase, with protein sequence MNYGKNDVAVIGMAVMGQNLALNIESKGFKVSVYNRSNEKTQKFVEERGKNKNIEGSYSIQDLVNSLKKPRKIILMVKAGKPVDDVINELLPYLEKGDIIIDGGNSYYKDTDRRFEELSKKGIRFLGTGISGGEYGALHGPSIMPGGDKSAYDEVKDILEAIAAKTEDGPCVTYLGPKSSGHYVKMVHNGIEYAIMELISEAYDIMRKVFKLTPQEMSRIFKEWNEEHKSYLMEITYKILEWKDEETGKPIIDVILDSAKQKGTGKWSVQDALDLNISIPTINAAVNARTLSSIKDERVKISEVYEAPIEIELNKEFVDALKDALYISTIIAYAEGMKLLQVASDEYGYNLDLSEVARIWEDGCIIRSAFLKPIQKAYKKDLALINLIISDEFITEFRNRVPKLREVVSNIKKTKIPIPAFSSALDYFDGLSSKELPANLIQAQRDYFGAHTYERRDKEGIFHTEWQDIHNI
- a CDS encoding SDR family oxidoreductase; protein product: MSKIDEFFNVEGKVIAITGGAGIICSEMARSLGTLGAKIAVLDLSEKALEELGEELTQKKVEHILVKTNVLQKEDLVKAREGIIAKFGKIDVLINGAGGNKPEATTSAEKSFFNLPQDSIQWVFNLNFLGTFLASQVFGEYFAKRKEGIIINISSMNAFRPLTNIPAYSAAKAAVSNFTQWLAVHMNHNYSKKIRVNAIAPGFLLTNQNKFLLTNQDGSLTERGHKILDHTPMGRFGNPEDLISTIIWLISDSSEFVNGVVVPIDGGFSAYSGV
- a CDS encoding amylo-alpha-1,6-glucosidase; protein product: MNYTIDQNGSITYFSQIPQEYIITNKNLTMIIKKGMPLSIFSNKYGTVMSNIYFDFLKIEKVRFYPDGIELSNRISKMNIISEPQSYSFLIKFENIKNLEFSFRLIFKKEFKLPFFDKVEIPIKYETQTFNKGIKLKDDFVIEVTKGKIKNIKKDERIVFNIESDKERIIEISIGKSGEKDLTEKNNDYINYLKKLTPQYNYLEDLEKILFLFSTHTALSSIKDFDGKLGLAAGVNYSFPNRTYFRDGFWTIQPIMKIDPQFARNEILLLSEGVHKDGSCPSGVMILGEEELEFIREKKELLPKQVKTSYRYEKDWWSNHHDSGGYYVILLSQYIEKTGDIEILKEEFSEGTILDKVGFILKRYLKMSNDKDFLMNKPFDSNDWADNVYRNGYVTYDLAIQIEAFRKAALIYKMVSRDKISKELFDKYEKMKYYFNKKMWNEEKGYFNDFIGDYCEDHLNIDTVISILFDIADNEKKQKTLFAMEKMLETKNNPDQKFGDWGVMSVWPFFKSKKHLFSKSVFPYRYHNGSDWPYLSSIYALVKRRENMDYKYPLMRWWKYSLDKGWINPVEYYSPAYFRGSLNQGWSSFAATFFL
- a CDS encoding PIG-L deacetylase family protein, yielding MVDALFLGAHPDDYEAFAGGTILRLKKTGKICAGVIMTDGSAGKNNDVTIRKLEAESAAKFLELDYFEMIGLKDGYLTDYHDLTKTIANLIRKYKPKILFTHYFEDKHPDHKIIGNITKNALFLARTKRTDLDGEPYTCKNVLMFIPDITYMPESRLFIDITLFLEKKIEILNIYKSQKGVLESISLINKYFASEILEDKEKAVEAFYPYLLTKEYL
- a CDS encoding carbohydrate ABC transporter permease translates to MKKKQIVILINILVYIFALLYVLPIIWTIISSFRLEKDLFAYPPKLISEFTLKNYVKVIQTTDMLTYFKNSVIVTVSSTIITIIISLMAGYALAKIKFKSKNFFFTLFLSTLMIPLQVIMISIYFVLARIGWINTYWGLIIPPAATPTGVFLATQYIKSSIPNEVIESAKIDGASELKIFWRIILPLCQPVIAALAVLSFTWRWNDYIWPLLVVSSPKYMTIQLGLALFSGEHTVQWGSLLAMTTLSMIPVLIVFLSFQKYFVKGITMGSIK